The following proteins come from a genomic window of Panicum hallii strain FIL2 chromosome 8, PHallii_v3.1, whole genome shotgun sequence:
- the LOC112902386 gene encoding cationic peroxidase 1-like, translating into MASHKPLACSVSAFFFAASLVSSQLTANFYDKSCPNALYTIQTAVRSAVAKENRMGASLLRLHFHDCFVNGCDGSVLLDDTPTFTGEKSAVPNNNSLRGFDVIDSIKAQIEGICPQVVSCADILAVAARDSVVALGGPTWVVNLGRRDSMTASLDTANNDIPAPTLDLSDLTKLFSNKGLGTTDMIALSGGHTIGQARCVNFRDRIYSETNIDTSLVTSLKSNCPKKTGDNNISPLDASTPYVFDNFYYKNLLNKKGVLHSDQQLFNGGSADSQTTTYSSNMAKFFTDFSAAMVKMSNISPLTGSSGQIRKNCRKVN; encoded by the exons ATGGCCTCCCATAAACCCCTCGCTTGCAGTGTCTCGGCCTTCTTCTTTGCTGCAAGCTTAGTTTCATCTCAGCTTACTGCAAATTTCTATGACAAGTCATGCCCAAATGCACTGTACACCATCCAAACAGCCGTAAGATCTGCTGTGGCCAAGGAGAACCGCATGGGTGCATCATTGCTCCGCCTCCACTTCCATGACTGCTTTGTCAAT GGTTGCGATGGCTCCGTGCTGCTTGATGACACCCCAACCTTCACAGGGGAGAAGAGCGCTGTTCCGAACAACAATTCCCTGCGTGGATTTGATGTGATCGACAGCATCAAAGCACAGATTGAGGGGATCTGCCCGCAGGTGGTATCATGCGCTGACATCCTTGCTGTTGCAGCACGCGATTCCGTTGTTGCG CTTGGAGGCCCTACTTGGGTTGTCAATCTGGGAAGGAGGGACTCAATGACAGCAAGCCTAGACACTGCAAACAATGACATCCCAGCACCAACCCTTGACCTCAGTGATCTTACCAAGTTGTTCTCAAACAAAGGACTGGGTACAACTGACATGATTGCACTCTCAG GAGGGCACACCATTGGGCAAGCCAGATGTGTCAACTTCCGCGATCGCATATACAGCGAAACTAACATTGACACATCCCTTGTAACATCACTGAAATCAAATTGTCCAAAAAAGACTGGCGACAATAATATTTCCCCCCTTGATGCCTCAACACCCTATGTTTTTGACAACTTCTACTACAAGAACTTGCTGAACAAGAAGGGTGTTCTGCATTCTGATCAGCAATTGTTCAATGGAGGCTCAGCAGACTCCCAGACTACCACCTACTCTTCAAACATGGCAAAATTCTTCACCGATTTCAGTGCGGCGATGGTGAAGATGAGCAACATTAGTCCCCTCACTGGATCAAGTGGACAGATAAGGAAAAACTGCAGGAAGGTGAACTAG
- the LOC112902385 gene encoding biogenesis of lysosome-related organelles complex 1 subunit 1-like, whose amino-acid sequence MDGAKPPPAAGGKQELEEALLHIVQQHHHHQSFRQRQQTERAKKDALRSAVRVSDLLVDTVDGGVQELFVNEKRIEHEARALLITIARYRKQTDQWLAATNEINSVLKEIGDFENWMKIMDFDCKSINAAIRNIHQS is encoded by the exons ATGGACGGAGccaagccgccgccggcggcgggtggGAAGCAGGAGCTGGAAGAGGCACTGCTCCACATCGTACAacaacaccaccaccaccaatcCTTCCGCCAACGCCAACAAACTG AGAGAGCCAAGAAGGATGCCTTGAGAAGCGCGGTGCGGGTGTCCGATCTCCTCGTCGACACGGTCGACGGCGGGGTGCAGGAGCTCTTCGTCAACGAGAAGCGCATCGAGCATGAGGCCCGCGCGCTTCTCATCACTATCGCGCGCTACAGAAAGCAGACTGACCAGTGGCTGGCTGCCACCAACGAAATCAACTCAGTCTTGAAG GAAATTGGAGATTTCGAGAACTGGATGAAGATCATGGACTTTGACTGTAAAAGTATCAATGCAGCGATACGCAATATTCATCAGTCATGA